The Chitiniphilus purpureus sequence GCCATCAAGCACCGCTACGGCAGCGCCGGTGCGGCCAGCTGCCATACGCTGGTCATCGGCGGCTATACCGTGGAAGGCCACGTACCGGTCAGCGCCATCAAGAAGCTGCTGCGGGAGAAACCCGACCTGCGCGGCATCGCCGTGCCCGGCATGCCGGCCACCTCGCCCGGCATGGGCACGCATACGCCGGGCACGCTGCCGGTGGTGGCAATCACCAGAAGCGGCCAGATCAAGGACTGGGGGAAGTACTGACCCCCATTCCGGCATCGCGACGCCGCGCCGTACCGGCGGCGTGTACGATGCAGGCCGGCGCGGTTGCCGGCAGGTCACTCAGCACGGCGAAAGGAGCGGTCCGGCCCCAGGGCCGGCCGCCGCCAGGCGCATCCGGCAGCTGATGACGGTGTAGCACGGTACGGGTCCAGACCGGATCGCGGTCGCGCCGGCAGATGGCGATGGCGCCATATGCGTTGCCGCCATCCCGGCGCGTCGCGCCAGTCGTTCTACGCATTACTGTGAGGCGGCCTGGGGTCGCGGTGCATCGGTGGGCAGCACCGACACCTCGTCGCGGTTGTCGGCGAGGATATTGAGCGTGACGCGCCGGTTGCGCGCGCGGCCGCTGTCGCGGTCGTTGGACTCCACCGGCCGGTATTCGCCGTATCCCAACGCCACCATGCGCTGCGGCGCCACCCCTTCCTCGGCGAACAAGCGCACCACCGACGCGGCACGGGCGGCCGACAGTTCCCAGTTGGATGGATACTGCTGCGAGCGGATCGGCTGGTTGTCGGTATGGCCTTCGATCTGGATCAGATTGTCATTGGCGCGCAGCAGCTGGGCCACTGCCGTCAGCGCCGCCACCGAGTCCGGCTGCAGCTCGGCCTGCGCGGTGTTGAACAGCACCGAATCGCTGATCTCCACCGCGATGCCGCGCCGGGACTGGGTGACCCGTACCTTGCCCTGGTTGATCAGCGGTCCGAGCGCGGCGCGCAGATCACCGGCCATGCCGCGCATGCGCCGCGTTTCCTCCTGCAGTGCCGGACTGGCAGGCTGGGACGACGATTGCAACGCCACCACCTGCCGCGGCTTGCCAGCCGCCTGCTCGTAACGCACCGTGACCATCTCAGCCGACGGATTGTTGCGGAACGCATTGACCAGCGAATCGGACAGCACGCGGTACTTGCCCTCGTTGACCGACGAGATCGCATACATCACCACGAAGAACGCGAACAGCAGCGTGATGAAGTCGGCATACGAAACCAGCCAGCGCTCGTGGTTTTCGTGCTCTTCAGGACGCCTGCGCCGGGCCATCGCCGCGCCTCGGGCTCAGCGCAGATTCAGGTCGAGGCGGGCGCCCAGGTGCGCGGCTGCCGCCACCCCTACCCGCTTGGCCAGCCGGTCCAGGTAGTCAGGCTGCGGCGTGAAGTCGACCACGTCCTCGGCCTTGACCACCTCGCGGGCGATGCTGCCCACCGAACCCAGGCCATCGACCAGCCCGAGCTGCACGCTTCTTTCACCGCTCCAGACCAGCCCGGAGAACAGATCCGGATCGTTGGCAAGGCGCTTGCCGCGCCCGTTCTTGACCACCTGGATGAACTGCGCATGGATCTCGCCCAGCATCTGCTGCGCCTTGGCGCGCTGCACCTCGGTCAACGGCGAGAACGGATCGAGGAAGCCCTTGTTCTCGCCGGCGGTGAGCAGCCGGCGCTCCACGCCGAGTTTCTCCATCGCGCCGGTGAAGCCG is a genomic window containing:
- a CDS encoding DUF411 domain-containing protein produces the protein MKSIVLTLLLASGLAQAAPAQLFKSATCGCCADYVTYLNQNGIRPQVENRDDMDAIKHRYGSAGAASCHTLVIGGYTVEGHVPVSAIKKLLREKPDLRGIAVPGMPATSPGMGTHTPGTLPVVAITRSGQIKDWGKY
- the motD gene encoding flagellar motor protein MotD; amino-acid sequence: MARRRRPEEHENHERWLVSYADFITLLFAFFVVMYAISSVNEGKYRVLSDSLVNAFRNNPSAEMVTVRYEQAAGKPRQVVALQSSSQPASPALQEETRRMRGMAGDLRAALGPLINQGKVRVTQSRRGIAVEISDSVLFNTAQAELQPDSVAALTAVAQLLRANDNLIQIEGHTDNQPIRSQQYPSNWELSAARAASVVRLFAEEGVAPQRMVALGYGEYRPVESNDRDSGRARNRRVTLNILADNRDEVSVLPTDAPRPQAASQ